In Vigna angularis cultivar LongXiaoDou No.4 chromosome 8, ASM1680809v1, whole genome shotgun sequence, the DNA window CTACCAATATCAAACAATAGCAAAAGTTTGTTtccctaattaacataaaatgtaatatatctaacacttaTCAAGGAATAAAATTTTTGTGGCAAATCTTCATTGAGTATTCAATATGTTAGATTGTGGCATCTTCATCTTTGTCTTATTTCAGCGTTCTTCTCTGGTTTTATATGTTTATGCTACGAGAGGAATTAAATTCAGAAACGATCATACTTGTTCCTAAATAGGATCATATCATTTGGGCAACGATCAACTGCATTGTGGTCGCCTCTTTCTCCTCTTTTGGGATCTATGTTTGTTCCCTTAATTGGAGAACCTTggaattttagggtttttctttctACATTACTACTTCCGCTGCCTCTTTTGATAGTGCAAGTCAACCTATTCTTTCAAATGAATTTCTAAAATGGTATGAAGATCATCAAAACTCTAGTTCTGCTACTTCTGTTGCACGCATATCTTTTGTTGGCCTAACTCAACCTTCTTCTCTTGGACCTTAGGTTCTCGACTCAGGTGCCACAAATCTCCAAACAAATTTCCTACGGTTACAATGGTTGATGGGTCTAGGGTCTTATATCCCATGGTGTTGGTACTATAAATCTTTTTCCATCTGTAACCATTATCATGTTCTTTATGTCTCTAGGTCCCACTTTAAATTAGTCGTCtaatttaggttttcagtattttattacttttattgatgattattaCAGATgcacttggttgtttttaatgaaaaatcattctaacttattttctatatttcaatccttttataataaaattaaaactcaatttgAGATTTCCATTCAAACTTTGCAAAGTGATAATGGTCGAGAATACGTTTCTTattcttttaaacattttatggcttctcatgacATTCTAAATCGAATTTCATGTGCTTATAGACCTCAATAAAATGGGATGGCCAAGTGCAAGAATATACATCTTATTGAAACCACTTGCACACTTTTAATTCATGGTAAGATTTCTCAACATTTTTGAGATGATGCTATTCTTattgcatgttatcttattaaccGCATGTCATCTTCAGTTTTAACTAACAAAATTTctcattctattttatttcctcATGCACCTTTACATCCCTTACCTATTAAAGTTTTTGAGTCTGCatgttttgtttataattttagttctGGACtagataagttatctcctagatcacacaaatgtgttttttttaggATTTATTTGATCACAAAAAGAATTTAAGTAtttctttccttctcttaaCCACTATTTTATTTCCTAGATGTCAAGTTTaatgagtcttctttttactttaagGGTCCTTCTTGTTCTTATGTATCTCCGTCTACTATAGTTACTATTCCTAATGTTTGGGATCCTCCAATCGTGCATAGTTCACCGTTAGATTATCCTCCTCTTCCACCATTTCAGAtttactatattcaataaaaagtaattaataatgAACAATTCATAATTTTACTGAAtctaaaataatagaaagaaaacCATCCTAATCCAAAATTTATGTCTGGCTAAggttgaaaataatgaaaatactCGGACTTACTTCTGAAACAAATGCACCTGCGTGAGAGTTGTTCTTAAATGCAGCCTTTGGTATACAAACTAATACATGACGAGAAAACTTCTCTGCAAATGAAAATACTGAGATAAGGGTCATTCCTAACATGGGAAAAATCATAAGTCACAGTAGAAGCACTTAACAATAGTTTTACTtgtaaaaattaacaaataaagaaaaactactGTAAAACGATGTTGGAATTAacaatatgttttaatatatgaaaatttatttttgtatcttgGATTATGTTTTAGTAGTAGTTTCTCTATATTTCCCATTATCTCTTagaatttgttgttttttctttatcccGTGATATGTATCCTTAACTGGTTAGGATAATAAGTGCTTCAGGTGTCCATTGATTCAAAGATGAAGTCCTTAGCACTTGGCACAAAGTCTTGAGGACTGAATCCTCCAACCAAAGCATTCCAGTGaaaattagaaaagacaaaCAATCTTTATATTCACTACTCCCAATGTTTTGGTCAACAAACGGCACCAATGATAGCTGCCATATAATTTGAACAAGTCAACACTGATCCCTAAGTGCAAATCAATGTGCCAATGCTACTGTTAATATACATGGATTAGCCACAAATTCTTCGGTAAATTATATTTGgcagaaaaaagagaaaattgtaCACAGATGGAAGGCATAAGAAAGCTAAGGGATCAAGAATTCATGTAAGCAAACAGAAAAAGCTCATCAAAGATATAGGCTACACACATAACAGTAATAGACCTGGAGAAAATCCATACCTTCAGTTGAAGAATCAAGTTCTAAAACCCAATCGTGGTCTCCTTGGATTGCATATTTTTCATGTAAGGCTTCGAAAACCATTGATATCAAGAGATCAACCATTTCCTCTCCATTCTTTTCTTTGTTGACTTTCTTATTAAActccaaatcaaaataaagGTGACATGGTAAACCCTGGAAGCAAAAAGGAAACATTACGACCGGAAAAAACAAATAAGCACATAGTTTAGAGACAATGCAACCACAACCTCGTTTTGCAAGTTATATAGTGAATATAAAAAACACGAGATTATTACCTCTTGAATAACTTCATAATGATGTCGAAATTTGGGATTCATATTCTTGTACCTGAGTGTATGGTCATCCGCAATTATATGGTCTCAAGGATATTACTAATTAGTTGCAAATAATGAATCATATGAGAAAGAAATGGGAAGTAAACCTTCGCCAGAATTCTGTATAAGTAGACACGAGGAACCTTCTTTGGCCATTAAAGTGGTCTTGATAGCTGAAAACATGAACATCTGTTTGCCCTTTGGAAAACTTCATTGCTTCATCCTGCCTAGGGAATGTCATCCAAACTTCCTTTCTATTCAAACACAAAGCAGGATTAATTCATATTCCgcatcatacataaagtaaaaGAATAGTAAATCAGTAAACATATGGAAACCGTAACGGGAATAACCAACATGCACCATCTAACAAACCAATACCTTACGTTCAATGTCTTTTTCTGAGAGAGATCAGGACATATCTCTCGTAATAATCGCCATAACATACGTGTTGGCCTTTTGGGAGGCACACCATGAGGAGATCCATAAAATACTATTGGAGAGAATTGCTTCCCAGGACCAATACTTTGTGCTTTTTTGGCTACTGCTGATTTAAGCTGAAATTGAAATGCAAAGGATTTTAATTTTCATGGAAGGATAGTGTATGAGCCAAGTTGCACATATATATGTAGAAATACAACAACATTCCAAAAACGGCTTGGGTAGAAGAGGAAGCAATCTAatgtacaaaaataaataaaaaagtaagcATCCTCTGTTTTCATTTCCAAAAGTTTGTATGTATAGCAAACAGTTAAACTTATAAACTTTCAAAGACATAGCAAAGTGAAAATAAGATAGTATAATTATAACTGAAAGTGAAAACAGGAAACATGCTCTCAAACCAAACACTCACCAATTAAACTGAAAGATACATCAAATCCCATGACATTTTAACTCCACTAATCCAATAAGTTATAACAAGCAAGCTAAAGTTACCTAGCTACTTAAAGTAAACAAAACGTTTAAAGGCAGTTGTGATTTTGTTGGAGTCCAGTGTGAAATGGAGTTCCACATTAGGTGAAAATAAGCAAGAAGAGCAACATATAAGgagaaatttcagaaaaaaCCTATTGGCTTAAAAATTTGGGTTGAAGGTGGTGTCTTAGTTCCTTATATGAGTTCCTTGACGAATTATGTGTTCCAAATTTCCCTATTGGTCTTGATGACTAGCTCAGATAACTACCGACATGGATTGGGTGAAAAAAACTTAGACAGAGCTCCTCGTGCACCTTTTAGAATTGTTCTTCAATCAGAATTGAAGTTTTAATTCCTAATCTATATTGACATTTCATGAACCTTTATGACACTGATCAATAAAAAGAAACTCTAATTTGATTAGAAACAGCATCATAAGCTTTATCTAAATTTAGTCCTTTACTAACAGCAGAAACTACATTACTTTCTCCATGGAAGATTCAATGTTGGTTTTTCTGATGCGTGATAAGGGGGTTTTCAGTTCTTCTCCGACCGATCCTGGACCCGGAGATTCCGAACTCCCTTGCTCCAATCTTCTTCTGCTTCGTTTCCTTTCCCTCGTAGCAGATTCTGAGGCAACAACACAattcattttgttatttatttttttaatttcacacAAAACAGTAAGAAATTGGAACTTCATTGCTTCTTAGGGGTTTggcagagagagagaaaagagaaaaattaatgaACATACTCGGTGGTGTTAAACCACACTTGAAGCACGCGAACAAGCGATCAACGTCGCTCATGTTGTTGCTGATTGTGGTGGTTGATGCTGATATTTtcgttttgtttttctttctctgtaatttttcacttttcagCGGGAATTTGAATTTCgcagagaaaacaaaatagaGGGTTTTGACCGGATCGGGTCTTTTCGGCCTAGGTGGATCGGGTCTTTTCGGCCTAGATAGTTCGGGTTAGTCCAACCAAAACGGACTTTCTCTTCATGCACCcctataataatgataataataataaaaataaggaagaaagagatattttggtgtttatgatATTAGTATAGAGTGCCAGAAAAAAAAAGTCCCAAAAAGTTGTACTGGATAAGTATAATTAGGCTAAATTTCTTGTTTGAACTGGACGATAGGAGATTCCGTTTTGCACATCACGATTTTCCTCTGCAACTCCgaaatttgaaaatcttaagTTTGTTCTTGTTGTATTAAATGacagaaaatatattaaaatcaatatatatatatatatatattgaattttaactTGTAATATTCTATAATTTGAATGAAAACATTGTTAGAGACACAATATAGAGTGTATGAAATaggaagaaaggaaaataatagtatttaaagaataataattggtggcattattttaaacatatgattaactttttttattatttttttccttattattttataggtagcaaaataataattttgtaatccaaaatattaaaattttaaaatataattaaagacaAGAACATAAACATACACTTAGTTCTATTTATATATTGCATAGGTACATAAATTACGAAATACATAAGTTAAGCAATGGTTGGAATCTCAACTATTTTTTCAAAactggaaaaagaaaatttttgactattttattactttttatgttAACTACTTCGAAACATTTTTACTTAAAATGATTCATGATTGAttagtaacaaaaaaaaacatttacttctaaaaattaaacttgataaatttgaaactttatacGATTTTATACATCAATCACCACATGATCTCATAATACTCCTCTTAGAAATTTATGACAAATATTTCTTGAGGTGAAACATGGGTGGTGAATAATTCTGGTTATGGAGAAACAGGTAATACATATGAAGGAGTTAAAAAGTAAAGTCGAGATGCATCTGAACTTCTCCTTTGTTGACGAGAGCTTGAAGCCCTTCTTGATGACCCAGATGACACTCTTCTTGCATTTTGCAGTTTTATTTTGATACTGATCAAACAATATAGAGAATGAATCAATTAATAACATATACACTCAATGATCATGAGTTAAAGTTTTGAAACGCTACTCACTTTTGATGAACATCAACATATTGATCAGTTTCATCCAATATATCTTCCTTGAATgatgaaaagaacaaaaatatcagCAATCTAAGAATACCAGAGAAAGAAAATCGCTAACTATTGTTGCTGCTATTGAATTGCAAACCAAATTTCTAAGGAGTATCGATCATAGTGAGTAACATTAACCTGAAGTAACTCTTCCATAACATCTTCCAATGTGATTATCCCAATCACTTCCTCATCTGTTGTTGGAAAAGACTCCACATTCTCAAAGGATGAACTTGCATCAGGTTGTTCTGATATTCTTTGTGGAAGACCTGCGTCACCCTCACGATTCATGGCGCTCTTCAGGGTTGCACTGTAATATTCTGTTTCTTGTGAATGCCAATCTGATGCATCAGTTGAGATGCGACTATAATCTCCTGGTTCACATGAAGATCCAAGTCCTATAAAATTCACAGCTACAAGGTTAGATGCTTGCAAGAACCAACTATGTGATACTAGTTAAATGTCTGTGTTGATCGAAATGTCTAGTGACTTCACTGGTGTCTGTGATATAATGCAGATAAAACTTTAAGATACATTAGCAAATTGAATGTTGAGTATCAAATGACTTTTAATTTTGGAGGGATGAACATTAgcaaaaaaaatactttacaaGGACTAATTTAGAACAGCcaaaaaacaatagttttaaattttacaagGATAAACaaggaaatttttttatgtaatcaaaatcaaaacttGGTCATTGGTATAATCAGACCTGGAGTTTTTCCCTCTTTCTCAGTTGCAGCAGTTCTGATATTTTTTTCACACTTGAGGACAACAGCCATGTGGCTTTGACCATTCTTGAATTGATTCAGAATATCATACAATGGCCAATCTTCAGCAACTCTGATAACCAAAGTGGAACATTATAAGCTCTACACAGATAATAACAGATTAATCCATTAGTGGAACATTCTGAACATATGAACTTTATGTTGGCTAGTTATGCtgttttttcctttatttttttcatctttgcCTTTGCCTTCACCTTCATCATCATAAGCATTGTCATCTTCCTATGATAAATATATGTCATTCAAAGCTTCCTTTTATATCATCAGCAAAACAGGGAAAGGAGTTTCATACCTAGGAACTCTCCTGATAGTCAGATATTTAATTGGTGTTTCATCTTCAGGACGACAGAAGATTAAATTCCTGACCTAGTCAAGGTTGAACAGACATATCAGAATAAAATGTctgttttgtggagttgagttagacttaaaatccatatcttaatattaatatcttaatatTAATCAGTAAAAGTGGTACTTAGAAAATGATCATAGTATAAGTTGCTATAAACTTGAACATATCAAACTAATACATTACCAATATGATACCAACAATATTTGTCTGTTTTCCAGAGTAGATTGGTATGCGGCTATGACCTTTGCTCATTATTAAGCCCATAGTATGCCTAAAGAGTAGAAAAATTAAGTTCAGGTAAGGTAATGCTTAAACATCAAAGAAAGACATGAGGGACATACATGTCAAGTTTGGAGTTTATGTCAAGAGAAAATGTTTCACTTAAAGGTGTCATAGCATCTTTAGCAGTCTTCTGTGTTAAGTCCAAAGCTCCAGcaattattttagtttcatgAAGTGTCAATTCTCCACCTTTCCCTGCCTGATAGTGAACTTAAGCATATAAAAGAAATGCTATCATAGTTCTATAGCAAATAAAATAAGCTAACCTCATCTGCATGTAAATGGACTAAAGTCTTCAACTCTGCTCGTCCTAAAAGTGCACTATGCCCCTTGCCAAGAAGCCAATCCAATAACTACCATGGCAGGATTTGccaacatataaataaaagaaaattaaagtattaGAAGCTAACATTTAGGCTTATATTGTTTATCTTATTGATTTGTTACTAGTgaaatctgtttttttttttggagttGCATTCGTTGAATATTTCGTTGGAGTGATTTGGTTTTTGTGAATGTAATTAATGtgagatattaaaataaaaagtgatatAATTTGCATTACTAATTGAAGAGTAAAAAGGTATAAACTGAATGGTTATTGTTACATATTGCTTTGGTACATTCAATAGTCTCATATTACTTAAAAATGAAGATTAAGGACAATTTAAATACACTCTCCTCCAATCTTCCGAAATatcttttaagaacaaaattgtGAAATAGTTTCATATTTCACAACAGATAATATCTCAGATGTGTTGATTGCTCTAACGATATTATCTCAACAGATTTGAGGTTGAAACATTGACGCTAAGACGAATTTAGATAACAAGTTGAAAACCCTTATCTACTTCACATCTATAATTTATTGGAATACATTGAGTCAGTAATTCACTGCAGATTTGTTTCACATCTTAAAAAGGCTGTCCTAGTTCATTGCAGATACTAAATTTCTGATAACTTTTCTTATTTGGGTAAAGATAAGAGTACCTTACTAAGTGGATATGCAATTGGGAAGAAAATCAGCATAAGAACTCGAACAAAGGGAGACAATGCTGCTCCAACACTTAAACCATATCGAGAACACAAGGCTTGAGGGATAATCTGAGATCAGACTCTTGGATGAGAAAGTAAAATAGTGATACAAATGTATGTATGTAAGTAACTAAATATATTAACAGTAAAGATAATTTTTCTGTACCTCTGCAGTGATAGCCAACATGGTGGCAGACATCAATACTGAAATCCACTCAGGGAACATTTTCTCCATAAAAACAGAAACCCCcttcaata includes these proteins:
- the LOC108344185 gene encoding DUF21 domain-containing protein At2g14520-like, which encodes MASWFLLIFCFLTCHVAILVIVCLLPSKEKMSSYFEEKAPCCGSHFWVLLSTCWAFVLFAAITSGLALGLLSFSQVDLEVLVKAGKPQIQKNAAKIMSVVKNEHLLLCTLLIAKSLALEGVSVFMEKMFPEWISVLMSATMLAITAEIIPQALCSRYGLSVGAALSPFVRVLMLIFFPIAYPLSKLLDWLLGKGHSALLGRAELKTLVHLHADEAGKGGELTLHETKIIAGALDLTQKTAKDAMTPLSETFSLDINSKLDMHTMGLIMSKGHSRIPIYSGKQTNIVGIILVRNLIFCRPEDETPIKYLTIRRVPRVAEDWPLYDILNQFKNGQSHMAVVLKCEKNIRTAATEKEGKTPGLGSSCEPGDYSRISTDASDWHSQETEYYSATLKSAMNREGDAGLPQRISEQPDASSSFENVESFPTTDEEVIGIITLEDVMEELLQEDILDETDQYVDVHQNIKIKLQNARRVSSGSSRRASSSRQQRRSSDASRLYFLTPSYVLPVSP